A region of Sesamum indicum cultivar Zhongzhi No. 13 linkage group LG7, S_indicum_v1.0, whole genome shotgun sequence DNA encodes the following proteins:
- the LOC105166060 gene encoding DEAD-box ATP-dependent RNA helicase 28, protein MATTTKFVFEPPSDEEIEHEEETESEDEDEEEAAAEDVEIKAEKVSKNKKSQSPWDFSSYSESVADEHFRRSTTSIDDKISKARERRPILTAEDNDSDENSDSEPHHQEDYRPEEEDELPTTSGNDVKSFFSHVEGVSFHANSFLDLHLSRPLLRACEALGYNKPTPIQAACIPLALTGRDICGSAITGSGKTAAFSLPTLERLLYRPKNRPAIRVLILTPTRELAVQVHSMIGKLAQFMTDIRCCLVVGGLSTKVQEAALRSLPDIVVATPGRMIDHLRNSLSVHLDELAVLILDEADRLLELGFSAEIHELVKMCPKRRQTMLFSATMTEQVDELIKLSLNKPLRLSADPTTKRPATLTEEVVRIRRMREGNHEAVLLALCSKTFTSKVIIFSGTKKAAHRLKILFGLAGLKAAELHGDLTQAQRLDALELFRKQQVDFLIATDVAARGLDIIGVQTVINFACPRDLTSYVHRVGRTARAGREGYAVTFVTDNDRSLLKAIVKRAGSRLKSRIVAEQSIKKWSEIIEQMEDQVSSILQEEREEMALRKAEMEVTKAENMIAHKDEIYSRPKRTWFVTEKEKKLVAKAAKEALGKLKSAGNEVISAEQAEELKMKEKRRREREKNLPRKKRRKMEAAREMLEDEDEDEVKGERKSKTEKKGIPLVDVAYRRAKAVKAAKKAVDAGKIVKKSVKKSKHPSQITKSRTEEMQELFQDDMSEKRQKRTQRMGAKKKSSFKSKSRYKRR, encoded by the exons ATGGCTACAACCACAAAATTCGTGTTCGAACCGCCGAGCGATGAGGAAATTGAACACGAAGAGGAAACCGAATCTgaggatgaagatgaagaagaagcaGCAGCAGAAGATGTCGAAATTAAAGCAGAAAAAGtatcaaaaaacaagaaatcgCAGTCGCCGTGGGACTTCTCCTCCTACTCCGAGTCGGTCGCTGATGAACACTTTCGGCGGAGCACCACTTCAATTGACGACAAAATATCCAAAGCTCGCGAACGACGCCCCATCCTCACCGCCGAAGATAATGACTCCGATGAAAATTCTGATTCGGAGCCCCACCACCAA GAGGATTATAGACCGGAAGAGGAGGACGAATTGCCAACTACTAGTGGGAATGATGTGAAGTCATTCTTTTCACATGTGGAGGGTGTGTCGTTCCACGCAAACTCTTTTCTCGACCTGCATCTTTCGAGACCGTTGCTTCGGGCTTGTGAAGCTTTGGGCTATAATAAGCCCACCCCTATTCAG GCTGCTTGCATACCATTGGCTTTAACTGGGCGTGATATATGTGGGAGTGCTATTACTGGTTCCGGGAAG ACAGCTGCTTTTTCTCTACCAACATTGGAGAGATTGTTATACCGGCCAAAGAATAGGCCAGCTATAAGAGTTCTAATTCTCACTCCAACAAGGGAGTTGGCTGTTCA GGTTCATAGTATGATTGGAAAACTTGCACAGTTTATGACCGATATCAGGTGCTGTCTGGTTGTTGGTGGTCTTTCAACGAAG GTGCAAGAAGCAGCATTGAGATCACTGCCGGATATAGTTGTGGCGACTCCAGGGCGTATGATAGATCACTTACGCAACTCTTTGTCAGTACATCTGGATGAGCTTGCAGTTTTGATACTTGATGAAGCTGATCGGCTTCTTGAGCTTGGATTTAGTGCTGAAATTCATGAACTG GTGAAGATGTGTCCTAAAAGGCGGCAGACCATGTTATTTTCAGCAACCATGACTGAGCAAGTGGATGAGCTTATCAAGCTCTCTCTGAATAAACCATTGCGCTTATCAGCTGATCCAACAACAAAGCGGCCAGCAACATTAACGGAAGA GGTGGTTCGTATACGTCGAATGCGTGAAGGAAATCACGAAGCAGTTCTTCTTGCGTTGTGCTCCAAGACTTTTACATCTAAAGTGATTATTTTCAG TGGAACCAAGAAGGCTGCGCatagattgaaaattttatttggtttaGCCGGTCTTAAAGCAGCCGAACTTCATGGAGACCTCACCCAGGCCCAGCGTTTGGAT GCCTTGGAACTTTTCAGGAAGCAACAAGTGGATTTCCTAATTGCGACGGATGTTGCTGCTCgt GGTCTCGATATAATTGGTGTTCAGACAGTTATTAATTTTGCATGTCCGCGAGATCTTACGAG TTATGTTCATCGGGTGGGCCGCACTGCCAGAGCAGGTAGAGAAGGATATGCTGTCACCTTTGTTACTGATAATGATCGGTCTCTACTAAAAGCTATT GTTAAAAGAGCTGGTTCTAGGCTTAAAAGTCGAATTGTAGCGGAGCAATCAATAAAGAAATGGTCTGAAATAATTGAACAAATGGAAGATCAAGTGTcctcaattcttcaagaagAAAG GGAAGAAATGGCTCTGCGAAAAGCTGAAATGGAGGTGACAAAG GCAGAAAACATGATTGCGCACAAAGATGAAATTTATTCACGCCCTAAAAGAACTTGGTTCGTTacagagaaggaaaaaaagcTTGTAGCCAAGGCAGCAAAG GAAGCTTTGGGGAAGCTAAAAAGTGCTGGCAATGAGGTGATCAGTGCTGAACAAGCGGAAGAGTTGAAGATGAAGGAAAAGAGAAGGCGAGAGCGCGAG aaaaacttgcctaggaaaaaaagaaggaaaatggaGGCGGCTAGAGAAATGTTAgaggatgaggatgaggatgaaGTCAAG GGAGAAAGGAAAAGTAAGACAGAGAAAAAAGGAATTCCTCTGGTTGATGTGGCATACCGTAGAGCAAAAGCTGTGAAGGCTGCAAAAAAGGCTGTTGATGCCGGCAAGATCGTGAAAAAGTCGGTTAAAAAGTCCAAGCACCCTTCCCAAATAACTAAATCAAGAACAGAAGAGATGCAGGAACTTTTCCAGGATGACATGAGTGAGAAAAGGCAGAAAAGAACCCAACGAATGGGAGCAAAGAAGAAATCCTCATTCAAGAGCAAGTCAAg GTACAAGCGCCGGTAG
- the LOC105166069 gene encoding endoplasmin homolog (The sequence of the model RefSeq protein was modified relative to this genomic sequence to represent the inferred CDS: added 63 bases not found in genome assembly), with the protein MRKWTIPSVLFLLCLLFLLPDQGRKIQANAEVDSDAPLDPPKVEEKIGGVPNGLSTDSDVVKREAESMSRRTLRANAEKFEFQAEVSRLMDIIINSLYSNKDIFLRELISNASDALDKIRFLALTDKEVLGEGDNTKLEIQIKLDKEKKILSIRDRGIGMTKEDLIKNLGTIAKSGTSAFVEKMQTSGDLNLIGQFGVGFYSVYLVADYVEVISKHNDDKQYVWESKADGAFAISEDKWNEPLGRGTEIRLHLRDEAQEYLDEFKLKELVKKYSEFINFPIYLWASKEVDEEVPADEDESSDDEETTESKSSEEGEEEDAEKEEEKKPKTKTVKKTTYEWELLNDMKAIWLRNPKEVSDEEYTKFYHSLAKDFGDEKPLAWSHFTAEGDVEFKAVLFVPPKAPHDLYESYYNSNKSNLKLYVRRVFISDEFDELLPKYLNFLKGLVDSDTLPLNVSREMLQQHSSLKTIKKKLIRKALDMIRKLADEDPDESNDKDKKDIEESGDSNEKRGQYAKFWNEFGKSIKLGIIEDATNRNRLAKLLRFETTKSDGKLTSLDQYISRMKSGQKDIFYITGTSKEQLEKSPFLERLTKKNYEVIFFTDPVDEYLMQYLMDYEDKKFQNVSKEGLKLGKDPKDKELKESFKELTKWWKGALASENVDDVKISNRLSDSPCVVVTSKYGWSSNMERIMQSQTLSDASKQAYMRGKRVLEINPRHPIIKELRERGVNDPEDESVKQTAQLM; encoded by the exons ATGAGGAAGTGGACAATCCCTTCCGTTCTTTTCCTGTTATGCCTTCTGTTTCTTCTCCCAGATCAAG GTAGGAAGATTCAGGCAAATGCAGAAGTCGATTCTGATGCTCCGTTAGATCCGCCGAAGGTGGAAGAGAAGATCGGCGGCGTTCCTAATGGATTATCCACCGATTCTGATGTCGTTAAGAG AGAAGCTGAGTCCATGTCGAGAAGAACGCTCCGAGCGAATGCGGAGAAGTTCGAGTTCCAGGCTGAGGTATCGCGGCTTATGGACATCATTATCAACTCTCTTTACAGCAACAAGGATATCTTCTTGAGAGAGTTGATCTCCAATGCTTCAGAT GCACTGGACAAGATTAGGTTCCTGGCGCTCACTGACAAGGAAGTTTTGGGTGAAGGTGACAATACCAAGCTCGAGATTCAG ATTAAATtggacaaagaaaagaaaatactttcTATCCGTGATAGAGGTATAGGAATGACCAAAGAGGATTTGATCAAGAATTTGGGTACCATTGCTAAATCTGGAACTTCAG CATTTGTGGAAAAAATGCAGACAAGTGGTGATCTTAACCTTATTGGGCAATTTGGTGTTGGATTCTACTCTGTCTATCTTGTGGCAGACTATGTTGAAGTGATTAGCAAACATAATGATGACAAACA GTATGTTTGGGAGTCAAAGGCTGATGGAGCTTTTGCCATTTCAGAAGATAAGTGGAATGAGCCACTTGGTCGAGGAACTGAAATCAGATTGCATCTCAGAGATGAAGCACAGGAGTACTTGGATGAGTTCAAATTGAAG GAATTGGTTAAGAAGTATTCGGAATTTATCAACTTCCCCATATACCTCTGGGCTAGCAAAGAAGTGGATGAGGAAGTTCCAGCTGATGAAGATGAGTCTAGCGATGATGAGGAAACAA CTGAAAGTAAATCCTCGGAGGAAGGAGAGGAAGAAGATGCTGAGAaagaagaggagaaaaagCCCAAGACAAAGACAGTTAAAAAGACTACATATGAGTGGGAGCTTTTGAATGACATGAAAGCTATATGGTTACGCAATCCAAAGGAGGTGTCAGATGAagaatatacaaaattttatcacTCTCTGGCAAAG GACTTTGGTGATGAGAAGCCTCTAGCATGGAGTCACTTTACAGCTGAAGGTGATGTTGAATTCAAGGCAGTGTTGTTTGTGCCTCCAAAGGCTCCTCATGATTTGTATGAGAGCTACTACAATTCCAACAAATCCAACTTGAAATTATATGTTAGACGGGTCTTTATCTCAGATGAATTTGATGAGCTTCTGCCCAAGTATTTGAACTTCTTGAAG GGTCTTGTTGATTCTGACACCTTGCCACTGAATGTGTCCCGAGAAATGCTGCAACAACATAGCAGCTTGAAAACGATAAAGAAGAAACTCATACGCAAGGCCCTTGACATGATCCGGAAGCTTGCTGATGAGGACCCTGATGAATCTAATGATAAAGACAAGAAAG ATATTGAAGAATCAGGTGACAGCAATGAGAAGAGAGGTCAATATGCAAAATTCTGGAATGAATTTGGCAAGTCAATTAAACTTGGTATTATTGAGGATGCAACTAACAGGAACCGCCTAGCAAAACTTCTTCGTTTTGAGAC CACAAAATCAGATGGTAAGTTAACTTCACTGGATCAATACATCTCAAGAATGAAGTCTGGACAGAAAGATATCTTCTATATTACTGGAACAAGCAAGGAACAGCTGGAGAAATCTCCATTCCTTGAGAGACTAACAAAGAAGAATTACGAA GTTATTTTCTTCACTGATCCAGTGGATGAATACCTGATGCAATACCTGATGGATTATGAAGACAAGAAATTCCAAAATGTATCCAAAGAGGGACTAAAGCTCGGCAAGGACCCAAAAGACAAAGAACTCAAGGAGTCATTCAAGGAGTTGACCAAATGGTGGAAGGGTGCTCTCGCCAGTGAAAATGTTGATGATGTGAAGATAAGCAACCGTTTGTCAGACTCCCCCTGTGTCGTAGTGACATCAAAATACGGTTGGAGTTCAAACATGGAAAGGATTATGCAGTCTCAAACTCTATCAGATGCTAGCAAGCAGGCTTACATGCGTGGAAAGAGGGTGCTTGAAATTAATCCCAGGCACCCCATCATCAAGGAG
- the LOC105166058 gene encoding thaumatin-like protein 1, whose product MSSTSSSSSCALLIFLLMAQGSLGTVFTLVNRCDYTVWPGILSNAGSSGFDTTGFQLPPRATRSFQAQPAWSGRFWARTGCSFDPTTGIGRCDTGDCGSNQIECNGNGATPPATLAEFTIRSGNQDFYDVSLVDGYNVPMIIQPVGGSGACGSTGCVTDVNRMCPNELRAGDGLGCKSACEAFGSPEYCCRGAYGSPATCRPSVYSEMLKNACPRSYSYAFDDATSTFTCSGADYTITFCPSLTSQKSSRDSSSSSWQPPPAVDDSDSGPQDDLASWLPNFVIGGSPDLALHSSTLAMCVGAIFLSLTFLQL is encoded by the exons ATGTCCtcaacttcttcttcttcttcctgcGCTCTTCTCATTTTCCTACTCATGGCCCAAG gCAGTTTGGGGACTGTGTTTACACTTGTAAACCGCTGCGACTACACAGTATGGCCCGGAATACTATCCAATGCTGGTAGCTCCGGTTTTGACACCACCGGTTTCCAGCTCCCACCCCGCGCCACCAGGTCCTTCCAAGCCCAACCCGCCTGGTCCGGAAGGTTCTGGGCCCGAACCGGTTGCTCTTTCGATCCCACCACCGGCATAGGCCGCTGCGACACCGGCGATTGCGGCTCCAATCAAATCGAATGTAATGGCAATGGCGCAACCCCACCAGCCACCTTAGCTGAATTCACCATCCGCTCCGGCAACCAAGATTTCTACGACGTCAGCCTCGTGGACGGCTACAACGTGCCCATGATTATACAGCCTGTCGGCGGTTCGGGCGCCTGCGGCTCCACCGGCTGCGTAACGGATGTGAACAGGATGTGCCCGAATGAGCTGCGGGCAGGGGACGGACTGGGGTGCAAGAGCGCATGCGAGGCGTTCGGAAGCCCGGAGTATTGCTGCAGAGGCGCGTACGGCTCACCCGCCACCTGCCGGCCGTCGGTGTACTCGGAGATGTTAAAGAATGCGTGTCCGAGATCGTATAGCTACGCTTTCGATGATGCTACGAGTACTTTTACATGTAGTGGAGCCGACTATACAATTACATTCTGTCCTTCACTAACAAG TCAGAAATCATCAAGAGACTCTTCATCCTCAAGTTGGCAGCCTCCGCCGGCCGTCGATGATTCCGACTCTGGGCCGCAAGACGACCTGGCGTCGTGGCTGCCGAATTTTGTGATAGGGGGATCGCCAGACTTAGCTTTACACTCTAGCACTCTCGCCATGTGCGTAGGAGCAATTTTTCTGTCACTCACCTTCCTTCAACTATAG
- the LOC105166059 gene encoding uncharacterized protein LOC105166059 — translation MAISDAVVGNLTTLYLVVIAAMKAYGLAVGRSFSGVCVLVLSTAVVALILIASLTWDVSRKATRALTTRDHGHEMCRGGICWHGVAVKSPASQVRFRLPQQHNP, via the coding sequence ATGGCGATTTCCGACGCGGTGGTGGGGAATTTGACGACACTCTACCTGGTGGTCATCGCTGCCATGAAGGCATACGGCCTGGCTGTTGGGCGGAGCTTCAGCGGCGTCTGCGTTCTCGTCCTCTCGACCGCGGTTGTGGCGCTGATCCTGATTGCGAGCCTCACTTGGGATGTGTCGCGGAAGGCGACGCGCGCGCTGACGACGCGCGATCACGGCCACGAAATGTGCCGCGGCGGCATCTGCTGGCATGGCGTCGCCGTCAAATCGCCGGCGTCTCAGGTCCGGTTCCGTCTCCCTCAGCAACATAATCCTTGA